GTCCAGGGCGCTGTAGTGGTTCTTGATCCACCGGTAGCGGTGGCTCGCGCGGGAGTAGTCGTACGACTCGTGACTCATCCCGATCACCCGGTGGCCGGAGGTGTCGGCCTCGCCGACCCATTCCATGGCCCACACCTGGGTGACGAGGACGACGGCCCCGGGCGGCGCCGTGCGGAAGATCTCGGAGAGCCGCCGGACCGCGCGCCGCTTCTCCTCGACCCTGGCCGCCTCCCTCCGCCGCGCCGGAACCCGCAGCCGGTCCCGCAGGGTCCTGGGCGCCCAGGGGGTCGGCGGATGGGCCGGGTACAGGGCGGTGACGGGAATCCCCGGGGCGTCGGGGAGCGCCATCTTCAGCTCCGAGGCGTGGATGCCGATCACCTGCACCCGGTGTCCGCGCTCCTGGAACAATCGGGCCGTCCGGTGCGTCCAGCCGGTGACACCGCCGAGCTCGTCCGTGCTGTTGGAAACGATGAATACGTCACGGCTGCGGCTCATCGGCCGGCCTCCCGGGCGGTACGAGAGAGGGGGCGGGCGAAGACGGTGCGGACGACGCTACGGGCCGCGTCGCCCTTGTCGTAGCTGCCGAACTCCGCGGCGAAAGCGGCGCGTTGCTCCTGGAACGCGACGTCGGTGGCCTTCAGCCGGCCCATCACCGCGAACAGTTCGCCCTCCGTCTCCACCACCGGACCGGGTGCCTTCTCCCGCAGGTCGAAGTAGCTGCCCCGGGCTTCGGCGTACGCGTCGAGGTCGGGCGCGAACAGGACGACGGGCCGGTCCAGCAGCGCGTAGTCGAACATGATCGACGAGTAGTCGGTGACCAACACGTCGGCGATCGTGAGGAGTTCGGTGACGTCGTGGTGCGAGGAGACGTCCAGCACGGTGCCGGGCGGGCACACGGGCAGCCTCGCGGCCTCCAGGTAGTGGGCCCGCACGAGGAGGGTGTACTCGTCGCCGAACCGCCTCGCGAACCGCGCCACGTCCAGCGGGAGCCGCCGCCGCTTGCGCTTCCCGGGCCCGCCGCGGAAGGTCGGCGCGTACAGCACGACCTTCTTGTGGTCGGGGATGCCGAGTGCCTCGGCGAGCGCCGGGCGCGGCAGCCGCCCCTCGGTCTCGTCCCTGGCGCGCGCCGCGGCCAGGGCGTCGTTGCGGGGGTATCCGGTGGCCAGCAGCCGTTCGGCGGGGAGCCGGTAGGCGCGGGCGAGGGTGTTCACGTCGTGCTCGGAGCGGACGAGGAAGTGGTCGAAGCGGTGCACGGCCTCCTGGAGGCGGTGGCGCTGCGGGGCGTTCTGCATCCGTACGCGCGTCTCGTCGAAGCCCATGCGCTTGTACGCCGAGCCGTGCCAGGTCTGGAGATACGTCGTGCCGGGACGCTTGCGCAGGTTCTGCGGGAAGCCCTGGTTGTCGACCCAGTACTCCGCGCGGGCCAGGGCCCACAGATACCGCCACGACCAGCGCCGTACGAGCCGCGCGTCGGGCGGGAACCCCTTGGGGGAGCTCTCGTACGACCAGACGCAACGCAGTCCGAGGCCCTGTCTGCGCACCTCTTCGTGGACGGCGCGGGGGCTGTCGCCGTAGCACTTGCCCATGTGGCTCTCGAAGACGACGGAGCCCTTGCGTACGGGCAGCCGGCAGAGCCAGGTGTTGTAGACGGGGGCCTTGAAAGCGCGCGAGCGCCAGCGGTCGCGCTTCTTGCGCAGGGCCTTCAGCAGGAGCTGGGCCTTGCGGGCGGGCCGGAAGTGGGTGGCGTAGTGGACCAGGCGGCGCAGGATGCGGGCGGGGCGGCTGCGGGCCACGAGGCGCAGCGCCAGGTGGTCCTTGAGCGTGACGTAGGGCTCCCAGGTGTCCCCCGCGAGCCGTCCGAGCCGTGGCCTGGCGGTGAAGCGGTCGGCCCGGTCGAGAAGGTCGTGGGCGGCGAAGAGGTCGCTGACGCACTGCTCCTCACCGGCCCCGACGAACAGGCGGGCGTCCCACAGCGTGTCCCGTGCGCCGAGGGGGCGCAGGACGCGGGTGAGGTCGGCGTGGGCCCGCCAGCGGATGCCGGTGGCCTCGCGAACCAGCTCACCGACCGGGAAGCGGAAGGCGCGCGAGCCGTCCCGCACCCGGAACTCCAGCTCTCCGGTGAGGGGCAGCCCGGGGCCGGGGCCGGCGTGGTCGGGCAGGACCAGGTGCCCTTCGAGAAGCAGCTGCCCGTTGTCGGTGGTGCAGCGGGTGAGCCGGTTCATCAGCCGCAGCTCACCGAACGTGCGGTACTGGTGGCCCAGTTCGGTGACGTCGAGGTCCACGGGCGGCGTCCGGCCGGTGTCCGGGGCGGGCCAGCGGACGCGTCCGTCGTCGCCGGTGACGAGGGGGGCGGCCACGGCACCCGGGCGGCTCAGCGCGTACGCCGCCGCGAGGACGGCCTCCGCGTCGCCCTGGGCGAGGAGGTGCACGGCGACCCGTTCGAGTGGGGGCAGCGTCTCCCTGACCGGGGCGGGGACGCTCTCGGTGAGGCCGTGGGCGGTGGCCGCGGCGATCCGGTCCCGTTCGGCGGCGGGCAGCCGGGGGAACGTACGGGCGAGCGGCACCAGTTGATCGAGGGCGAAGGCGCGTTCGCGCTGTTCACACAGGTCGTGCAGCCCTTGGGCGACCAGGGTGTTGCACACGGCGCGGTGGGCCCGGAGCGTTCCGGGGACGTCCTGCCCGCGCGCCGCCCGCCCGGTCACGATCAGCCTGCGGACGAGGGCGATCCGGCCGGCCGCGGCGGCTGCCAGGGGTCCGAAGAGGATCTCGCTGCGGGTGAGGTCCTCCGCGTAACGCAGGCCGTGCTTTTCCAGGGCTTCGCGGCGCACACAGAAACCGGTCACCAGAGCGTCCCTGACGGTCAGTTCGGGGGCTTCGGTGAAGCGGTCGAGCGTCCGGGAGCGGGCGAAGAGCTGATGCTGCCAGGAGGGCTCCTGCTCCTTCGTGCCCTCCCCGGTGAGCCGGCTCCAGCGGCCGGCCACGAGGTCGGCGCCGGTGCGTTCGGCGGCCTCCCAGAGATTGCGGCAGGCGTGGAGCTGGAGGCGTTCGCCCTCTCCGAGGACGAGGACGTGACGGCCCAGGGCCGCGTCCAGTCCGGCGTTGCGCAGCGCCGCTTCCGTGGTGGCGCCCCCGTCCGCACCCTCGTCCGCGACGAGGACGCGGACCCGGCCGGGGCTGCCCGCGGCGAGCGCGTCGGCCGCCGCCCGGGTGCCCGGGTCGCCGTCGGCCGAAAGGACGACGAGGGCTTCGGTGGCCCGAAGGCTCTGGGCGGTCACGGAGTCGACGGACGCCCGCAGTGCGGCGGCCCCTCCCCCGCCGGTGACCACACAGCTGAAGTCCGGTGCGCTCATACCTGTTCCCCCTTGAGCATCAGATCGGCTACCCGGGTGGCCGCGGTGCCGTCGTCGAGGTCGCAGAACGACTCACGGAACCGGGCGTAGGCGTCGCGATGTGTTTCGGTGACGGACGCGAGGTCCCGCAGCGCCTCCACGACACCCGCCGAGGTGGGGACCAG
The Streptomyces sp. NBC_00234 DNA segment above includes these coding regions:
- a CDS encoding bifunctional glycosyltransferase/CDP-glycerol:glycerophosphate glycerophosphotransferase — translated: MSAPDFSCVVTGGGGAAALRASVDSVTAQSLRATEALVVLSADGDPGTRAAADALAAGSPGRVRVLVADEGADGGATTEAALRNAGLDAALGRHVLVLGEGERLQLHACRNLWEAAERTGADLVAGRWSRLTGEGTKEQEPSWQHQLFARSRTLDRFTEAPELTVRDALVTGFCVRREALEKHGLRYAEDLTRSEILFGPLAAAAAGRIALVRRLIVTGRAARGQDVPGTLRAHRAVCNTLVAQGLHDLCEQRERAFALDQLVPLARTFPRLPAAERDRIAAATAHGLTESVPAPVRETLPPLERVAVHLLAQGDAEAVLAAAYALSRPGAVAAPLVTGDDGRVRWPAPDTGRTPPVDLDVTELGHQYRTFGELRLMNRLTRCTTDNGQLLLEGHLVLPDHAGPGPGLPLTGELEFRVRDGSRAFRFPVGELVREATGIRWRAHADLTRVLRPLGARDTLWDARLFVGAGEEQCVSDLFAAHDLLDRADRFTARPRLGRLAGDTWEPYVTLKDHLALRLVARSRPARILRRLVHYATHFRPARKAQLLLKALRKKRDRWRSRAFKAPVYNTWLCRLPVRKGSVVFESHMGKCYGDSPRAVHEEVRRQGLGLRCVWSYESSPKGFPPDARLVRRWSWRYLWALARAEYWVDNQGFPQNLRKRPGTTYLQTWHGSAYKRMGFDETRVRMQNAPQRHRLQEAVHRFDHFLVRSEHDVNTLARAYRLPAERLLATGYPRNDALAAARARDETEGRLPRPALAEALGIPDHKKVVLYAPTFRGGPGKRKRRRLPLDVARFARRFGDEYTLLVRAHYLEAARLPVCPPGTVLDVSSHHDVTELLTIADVLVTDYSSIMFDYALLDRPVVLFAPDLDAYAEARGSYFDLREKAPGPVVETEGELFAVMGRLKATDVAFQEQRAAFAAEFGSYDKGDAARSVVRTVFARPLSRTAREAGR